The Candidatus Nitrosocaldus cavascurensis genome segment ATCCAGCCCCATTATAAGTGTGAATGCAGGTACCCAGTAGTGCTCGTTGAGAACCTTAACAGCATGCTTTACAACCCAGTGCCACTCACTTGGCTTGAATGGTGCCAACTTCCTATCTGCATACTTTTCTATAAGCCTTATACTCCCAGTCTCAAAGCCACATTGTATGCCTATGTGGTTCTCTGGTCCTGCCCTTATCACCTCTGAGAGTTTGGGTATCAAGCGTTCATCTGCTATTGCTCCAGCAAGTGTGCCATGTGTAGGGTTTGTATGCACAACCCCTGTACTCATAACAGCCTCAAATAACTCTATTAATGCTTCAGTATTAGGCTCCATGTTCTTGTTCTTCCTTGGGTTAAGGCCATAGACGAAGATATCATCGCTATGTATCCACGCATTCCTCAACCCACCCTTCTTTATATTCACCTCTATCTCCTGCTTCACCTTCTCTGGAGGGTAGTATCTTAATGGCCTTAATGTAACCTCGCAGAACTTGCATCCTCTCCCACACCCCCTCATCACTTCTATCATACCATGTATGCTTGGTTCTACTATCTCTGGTATCTCATCAATGCTAGGCTCATCGTTGTAGTGGATGAATCTACCATAGTACTTCCTACCATCTACATCAAAGTCCTTTATTATGACCTTAAAGTCGCTCTTCTTGAATGGGTTTGCAACATCAAACTCCCCATTGATCAATGCCCTAAAGAATGCCCCTGTAACCCCAGTACCATCCAACTCTGGAGCAGTCCCTCCAAAGTCACCCTCTACTATAGCATAGATATCATACTCTTCAATCTTTGCTGGATCATAGTTGTACTGCCATGTACCAGCAGCACCAACAACAACCTTAGCCTTGCTCCCTGTCCTCTCCTTCGCCAACCTTATCCTCTTGTGCAGTTCAGCAGAGTAGAACTCATCATAAGATATCATCTTTCTACCATAGGTGAATGTCATTGTAACAGGACCCATCCCTAAAGGATCCATCTCGTATATTCCAACAACCTCAGTCTCAGGGCCTATAAAGCGCTCAATATGCTCTGGATGCACTACAGCAACCTCATCCCTTGCAAACCCATCCCTTAGGAGCCCAGCCTCTATCTTCCTTAGCCCGTATGGGGCATACCTTGCTATACCATGATCATGCTCTATTGGGTTGCAGATGAAGTCGAATAATACCCTTGGTGTAACCTGATTCTTGAGTATCCAGTACCAGAACCCATCATGTCTATATGGGTCTATTGCTGGTGCACAACCAAAGAACGATGCCAATGATATGCCTCTATATATTGACATTAAGGTTCTATCTGCAGTAAGGACTATCTTTGGCTTGCCCATCTAAAAAGAGTGTATACACGCATGATATAAACTTACACTAGCTATTGATAAGGTGTAATGTTGTAATAATAATAGAAATAATAAAAGGTTATCGCTTCTAGCGCTTGCTCTTCCTGCTATAGTATCTGTATCCTATGAACGCTGCTAACCCTGCAGCAACTGGTGCTACTGCACCAACCATGCTCTCTGGAATTACTTGGAATGTTATGTTCAATGTAGTTACAAGCGTTACACCATTGTTGAAATCTGCCCTAACTATCAATTGGTCTAACATGTCTGGTATAACACAGATTATATAACATAGATTATGGAACTAAAGACCAGTCTCATACTCGTTTAATATACCATCATCATGGTAATAATTCAACAAGATCATCCTTTATTCTCTTCTATTTTCCTTCTTCTACTTCTTCCTACTATTTCTATACTTTGCTAGGCTAGTTCCACCTTCATACCCTGACAAGCCTACCGCTCTTATCCCTTGCATATGCTCCAAACTCATTGCATGCTAGGATATCTCTAGCATCCATCACAGGTCCATCCTTGCATAGAACATATCTGCCTATACAGCATGAGGAGCATAAGCCTATACCACACTTCATGATCCTCTCTAGGCTTGCTTGAGCCTCTAGCCCATACTCATCTACAATCTTTAGAACCTTGAGCATCATCGCTTCAGGACCACATGTATAGACCATATCAAACCTCTCCCCTTTGCTTGAAGCATCTTCAAGCAGAGCCTTGAGCATATCACTTGCATAACCCTTAAAGCCATAGCTCCCATCATCAGTACATACAATAACCTTACCATTGTTACCAACAAGCCTTCTAGCAAGATCCTCAAAGATCACCTCATCCTTACTCCTAGAGCCCATGATGAATGTTACCCTTATCCCTGTTGAGTTGGATAGCATCTTGCAGAGCCTAAGCAATGGTACAAGCCCTGTACCTCCTCCAACCAGAATTACGTTACCATTGCTAGCAGTGAATGCTCTCCCATATGGGCCTCTTAGCCCTATAGTGCTACCTTCATGCATGTTGTATAGAGCAGTAGAGGAGTATCCATGCCTCCTAACTGTTAGTGCTGCATAACCTGCTCTATCATAAGGATCGAGCATAACGCTCATTGGTATCTCATCAACCCTAGGTATCCATACCATTAGGAACTGCCCTGCCCTTGCCTCAGATGCAAGATCATCCTTGAAGATGAGTGTTCTTACAGTTGGACTCTCATCCCTAACCTCCTCTACCCTTACAAGCCTCATCCTATCCTTACCCATACTGCTATCAGTATCTGTGAGCAATACCTACTACCTCCTTTACACTCTTCAAACTCTTCCTTGCTAGATACTCCTTTATACCATCATTAACCTCTTTAAATACATCTAACCATCTATCTCCTATAGCGCTTCCTATCTGCACAGCATGTGCACCAGCAAGCATGAACTCAACTGCATCCCTCCAGTCATATATGCCTCCACACCCTATAACTGGCACCCCTGCTCTATGAAGTTCATATACACATCTTAAGGCTATTGGCTTTATTGCCCTCCCAGATAAGCCTCCAATCTTGTTGCTTAGAACAGGCATGCATGTCTCAGCATCTATAACCATTGCTCTAATGGTGTTTATTGCTGTAACTGCACTAGCACCAGAGTCTATAGCAGTCTTTGCTACTTCAAGCATATCAACCGCACCAAGCCCAAGCTTTGCTATTATTGGTTTGCTTGTAACTGCTCTTATGCCCTTGATTATCCTGCTCACAAGTTCAGGATCATCACCAACCTCTAACCCAACCCTCTCAACATGGGGGCATGATAGGTTGAGTTCATAGCCTATAATGCTAAGATGGTCTAGCCTCTTAACCATAGATACGAACTCATCAACGCTAGAGCCTACAAGGTTCACTACTATAGGTATTCTATAATTATCATGAATGCTCTTATCTTGCATAGTATCTGTACTCTCTTTATCATAACCATACTTACTCAACTCTTGCACAAAGTGATCTACTCCAGGGTTTGCTAGTCCTACTGCATTAACGTAGCCAGAGTCAACCTTCACTATTATTGGACCTTTATACCCTTCCCTAGGCTCTACGCTTATGCTCTTGCTTACAACTGCGCCTGCTCCAGCATCATAAACACGCTTCATAACCTCATATGAGATGCCAAGTATGCCAGATGCTAGTATGGTAGGATTCCTAATCCTTATACCAGCAAACTCTACGCTAAGATCCACAAAGCATAAGCATTGATCGCACTATATAATGCTACATTTTTAATAGGCATTGTAGCAGAGGATGATGATGGTATGAGTAGGTGTAATCTACTCTTGCTTGAGAATGGTATAGTTGCTATAGATGATGCTGATGGATCAACCAAGGTTGTAGATGTATTGAAGTTCAACAGGGAGAGTATGGCTAGAGAGTATAGCATGATCAAGAGTGGGTTGGATGATAGTAGACTCTCAACAATACTCTCATCACTCAAGGCAAAGGGTTACACATCACTTGCATGCAATGATCCAATACTTGTGGATGCTGCTATAAGGCATGGGTTCTCTGCTGTAGAGATGAGTGCTGAGGATAGGTTGAAGGTACAACATAACAAGGTTGCTATAATAGTTGAAGCAGGGCTTGCTGAGGATGAGCAGGATGCATTCCTTGCACTCCATGAGTTTTCAGTAAGTCTATCATCAATCAAGGTTGCAGAGGCATCAGCAAAACCTGATCAGCATATAATCCAGTGCATAAACACAATAGATGAGTTGGATAAGATCGTAAATATAATGGGGGCAAGGCTTAGGGAGTGGTATGGCTTACACTTCCCTGAACTTGATGGTATAGTACAAAGCCTTCCATCATACTGTGATATAGTGCTAAGGTTTGGTAGGAGAGATGCAATTACAGTAGATGCATTAAGGAGCATAGGCTTGCAGGATGAGAAGAAGGTAGATGCTATAGCAAGGGCAGCACTAACAAGCAAGGGAGGTATGATAAGTGATGAGAACCTCATCCTACTCCAGAGGATTGCTGAGGAGATAAAGCATCTCTCAAAGCAGAGGGATGCTCTAGCAAGGCATATGGAGGATGAGATGGCTAGGGTTGCACCAAACCTTAAGGATATACTTGGAGCAACCATAGGGGCAAGGATGATAGCAAAGGCTGGAGGACTTGAAAGGCTAGCATTGCTACCTGCTAGCACTATACAAGTTCTAGGTGCAGAGAAGGCACTATTTAGAGCCTTGAGAACTGGTACTAGACCACCAAAGCATGGCATAATATTCCAGCATCCATCTGTGCACTCAGCACCAAGATGGCAGAGGGGCAAGATTGCTAGAGCAATAGCAACAAAGGTTGCTGTTGCAGCAAGGATAGATGCATTCACAGGGACAAGGGATGATACACTACTTGCAAAGTTAAATGAGAGGCTTGAGGAGATAAGAGAGAAGTATGTAGAGCCAAGGCATGAGGAGAAGGAGGAGGGAGAGAAGAAGAGGAAGGGGAGAGGTAAAGGTAGAGGAGGTGGAGGAGGGGAAGAAAGGAGGGAGAGAAGAAGAAGGAGGAGGGGAAGGAAGAGGTAGGTAGGAAGGTTGATCATACATGCTTGAGGTAGAAGGGGCAGAGGAGAAGGGTATAAAGGTTGTAGAGGTTGGAGGGGAGGAGAGGCTATGCACAAGGAACCTTGCAAGAGGTGTACAAGTTTATGGAGAGCAGTTGATAAACATAGATGGGGTAGAGTATAGGGTATGGGATCCATTCAGGAGCAAACTTGCTGCTGCAATCATCAAGGGTCTAAAGCATCTACCTATAAGTGTCTCTAGTAAGGTACTCTACCTTGGTGCATCAACAGGCACAACTGTAAGCCATGTCTCAGATATTGCATACAAAGGCATAGTGTATGCAGTTGAATCAGCACCAAGGGTTGCAAGGGAGTTGATAGAGAGGGTTGCAAAGCATAGGAGGAACGTTATACCTAT includes the following:
- a CDS encoding B12-binding domain-containing radical SAM protein — encoded protein: MGKPKIVLTADRTLMSIYRGISLASFFGCAPAIDPYRHDGFWYWILKNQVTPRVLFDFICNPIEHDHGIARYAPYGLRKIEAGLLRDGFARDEVAVVHPEHIERFIGPETEVVGIYEMDPLGMGPVTMTFTYGRKMISYDEFYSAELHKRIRLAKERTGSKAKVVVGAAGTWQYNYDPAKIEEYDIYAIVEGDFGGTAPELDGTGVTGAFFRALINGEFDVANPFKKSDFKVIIKDFDVDGRKYYGRFIHYNDEPSIDEIPEIVEPSIHGMIEVMRGCGRGCKFCEVTLRPLRYYPPEKVKQEIEVNIKKGGLRNAWIHSDDIFVYGLNPRKNKNMEPNTEALIELFEAVMSTGVVHTNPTHGTLAGAIADERLIPKLSEVIRAGPENHIGIQCGFETGSIRLIEKYADRKLAPFKPSEWHWVVKHAVKVLNEHYWVPAFTLIMGLDNNEQEEDSWETVMLIHELEHEQPESKFTVTPLTFVPIGLLSKSKFYDIGNSMTPAKVAVMYKCWQHNFKYGIMKFMHKVGQNDPIRRYFFTGLARALGGIPLTAMEKYARRKGPEFERAIEKVKAEYW
- a CDS encoding dihydroorotate dehydrogenase electron transfer subunit gives rise to the protein MLTDTDSSMGKDRMRLVRVEEVRDESPTVRTLIFKDDLASEARAGQFLMVWIPRVDEIPMSVMLDPYDRAGYAALTVRRHGYSSTALYNMHEGSTIGLRGPYGRAFTASNGNVILVGGGTGLVPLLRLCKMLSNSTGIRVTFIMGSRSKDEVIFEDLARRLVGNNGKVIVCTDDGSYGFKGYASDMLKALLEDASSKGERFDMVYTCGPEAMMLKVLKIVDEYGLEAQASLERIMKCGIGLCSSCCIGRYVLCKDGPVMDARDILACNEFGAYARDKSGRLVRV
- a CDS encoding dihydroorotate dehydrogenase gives rise to the protein MDLSVEFAGIRIRNPTILASGILGISYEVMKRVYDAGAGAVVSKSISVEPREGYKGPIIVKVDSGYVNAVGLANPGVDHFVQELSKYGYDKESTDTMQDKSIHDNYRIPIVVNLVGSSVDEFVSMVKRLDHLSIIGYELNLSCPHVERVGLEVGDDPELVSRIIKGIRAVTSKPIIAKLGLGAVDMLEVAKTAIDSGASAVTAINTIRAMVIDAETCMPVLSNKIGGLSGRAIKPIALRCVYELHRAGVPVIGCGGIYDWRDAVEFMLAGAHAVQIGSAIGDRWLDVFKEVNDGIKEYLARKSLKSVKEVVGIAHRY
- a CDS encoding NOP5/NOP56 family protein → MSRCNLLLLENGIVAIDDADGSTKVVDVLKFNRESMAREYSMIKSGLDDSRLSTILSSLKAKGYTSLACNDPILVDAAIRHGFSAVEMSAEDRLKVQHNKVAIIVEAGLAEDEQDAFLALHEFSVSLSSIKVAEASAKPDQHIIQCINTIDELDKIVNIMGARLREWYGLHFPELDGIVQSLPSYCDIVLRFGRRDAITVDALRSIGLQDEKKVDAIARAALTSKGGMISDENLILLQRIAEEIKHLSKQRDALARHMEDEMARVAPNLKDILGATIGARMIAKAGGLERLALLPASTIQVLGAEKALFRALRTGTRPPKHGIIFQHPSVHSAPRWQRGKIARAIATKVAVAARIDAFTGTRDDTLLAKLNERLEEIREKYVEPRHEEKEEGEKKRKGRGKGRGGGGGEERRERRRRRRGRKR
- a CDS encoding fibrillarin-like rRNA/tRNA 2'-O-methyltransferase; protein product: MLEVEGAEEKGIKVVEVGGEERLCTRNLARGVQVYGEQLINIDGVEYRVWDPFRSKLAAAIIKGLKHLPISVSSKVLYLGASTGTTVSHVSDIAYKGIVYAVESAPRVARELIERVAKHRRNVIPIVEDARRYEHYPAMAGKVDVIYCDIAQQDQTDIAIANAKAYLKDKGYLMLIVKTRSIDVTKEPKSIVEEEVEKLRSNGFSIEKVIYLEPFDKDHAMVIARYKG